Proteins from a genomic interval of Streptococcus oralis:
- a CDS encoding phosphocarrier protein HPr, producing MASKDFHVVAETGIHARPATLLVQTASKFASDITLEYKGKSVNLKSIMGVMSLGVGQGADVTISAEGADADDAIAAITETMEKEGLA from the coding sequence ATGGCTTCTAAAGATTTCCACGTAGTGGCAGAAACAGGTATTCACGCACGTCCAGCAACATTGTTGGTTCAAACAGCTAGCAAATTTGCTTCAGATATCACTCTTGAATACAAAGGTAAATCAGTAAACCTTAAATCTATCATGGGTGTTATGAGTCTTGGTGTTGGCCAAGGTGCTGACGTTACAATTTCAGCTGAAGGTGCAGATGCTGACGACGCAATCGCTGCTATCACTGAAACTATGGAAAAAGAAGGATTGGCATAA